The Candidatus Denitrolinea symbiosum DNA window GACCGTTAAATTGGTTTTGCGCGACCAGGAATTCGAAGTCCGTCCGGGCATGACCCTGCTCTCCTCGCTGGAGAAGATTCAAGTCCTGCCCGAATCCGTCCTCGCCACGCGCGAGGGCGAGATGATCCTCGAGGATGAAATTCTCAGGGACGGCGAGGTCGTCAAACTGATCTCCGTGATTTCTGGCGGTTGAAATGTCGGGCGCCGGGTTTCTCCGAGGAACCTGGCGCCCGCTTTTACAGGTGTTCCATGAAGTGTAGAAAATGCGGCGCGAAAGCCTCGGTCAACATGCGCCAGCACAAATTGGCTTTGTGCAAGGATCACTATCTCGAATGGATCCCCGAGCAGACCGAGCGCTTCATCAAAAAATACGGGATGTTCCGCCGCGGGGAGAAAGTCCTCGTCGCGGTTTCGGGCGGCAAGGATTCGCTCTCGCTGTGGGACATCCTCCGCCGCCTCGGATACGACGCCGACGGACTCTACATCGGCCTCGGGATTGACGGGGGAATCGGCTACTCGTCCGAGTCGCAGCGCCTCAGCCAGAAATTCGCCGACGAAAACGGACTCCGCCTCCACGTTGTGGATGTGGCGAAGGAGTACGGTCAGACGATCCCCGCCCTGGCGGAGATCTCGCATCGCGGGCAGGGACGTCCGTGCGCGGTCTGCGGACTGGTCAAGCGTCACGAGATGAACCGCATCGCGCGCGACCTCGGCTACGACGTCCTCGCGACGGGGCACAATCTCGACGACGAGGCCGCGGTCCTGTTCGGCAACACGCTCCAGTGGTCAGAGGGTTTTTTGCGGCGGCAAAGTCCCGTGTTGGAGGAATCGCCCGGGCTGGCGCGCAAGGTCAAGCCGCTTTGTCGCTTTTACGAGCGTGAGATGGCGGCCTACGCGCTCCTGCGCGGGATCGAGTACATCTACGAGGAATGTCCCTTCGCCGAGGGCGCGACCTCGATCTATTACAAGGAATTGCTCAACCGCCTCGAGACCGACAAACCGGGCGCGAAGTTGATCTTCTACCTGCGCTTCCTCGAGGCGCGTGAGTCGGGACTCTTCGCGCCCCAGCCAAAAACCGAAGCGGAGCTGCATCCCTGTCCCAACTGCGGGCAGCCGACCTCCACTGCCGACTTGTGCTCGTTCTGTCGGATGGTCGAGAAGACGAAAGCGCTCGATGGCTGACGCGAAAACCTACCGTTACTTTGACCTCATTATGGCGGTCTTTGTGACCGTGCTGGTCGTCAGCAATGTGGCCTCGTCCGCGAAGATCGTGGACCTGCGCTTCAGCGTCGGCGGCGTGCGGATGGCGTTCGACGGCGGGACGCTGCTCTTCCCCGTCTCCTATATTTTCGGCGACATCCTGACCGAAGTCTACGGCTACAAACGCTCCCGCCGCGTCATCTGGACGGGGTTCTTTTGCCTCGCGCTGTCCTCCGCCGTGTTCGCGTTGATCGGCATTCTGCCGGGCGAATCCACCTGGCAATCCTACGCCGGGGACGCGGCCTACGCGGCCATCCTCGGCGGGATGTCCAGCGGGGGAATCGTGTTCGGTTCGCTGGCTGGATATTGGAGCGGCAATTTCGCCAACTCGTTCACGCTGGCGAAGATGAAGATCTTGACGAACGGACGCTGGCTGTGGATGCGGACGATCGGCAGCACCCTCGTCGGCGAATTGGCGGACTCGGCGGTGTTCGTCTCGGTCGCGTCGTTGTTCGGCGTTTTCCCGTGGAGTCTGTTCGCGACGCTGGCGTTGACGAATTACCTGCTCAAATGCGCGGTCGAGGCGTTGATGACGCCCGCCACCTACGCGGCGGTCAACTTCCTGAAACGCGCCGAGGACGAGGATCATTATGACCGCGACACGAATTTCAACCCGTTCGCGGCATAACCCTTTTGATCCGCTGAAACTGCGGGGACTCTGGTTACGGGACGTAATATTGGACGATCAACTGCGGACGGCTGTTCGCGTCCGCGTTGCCGCTGAATAGACTGAGAAAATTGGCGATCTTGTTATTGTTATCGTCCAGTTTGAAGCGCAGGCGGATCTGCGTCAGCCCGGAGGGCGCGTCCAACTTGTTGACGAAGGCTTTTGCGGCGGTCAGATTCAGCGCGTACCAGCCTCCAGACGGGGACAGGTTGAAAGGGCCGAGGGTTTTATCGGGCGCGGCCTGAAAATCGGCCAATTCCAGGGCGGCTGTCTTGAAGACGCCTTTCTTGATATCCGCCAGGATGCCCTGAAAAATGCGGACCGGGTCGCCCCCGCCGTTCACGCCCTGCCATTTGACCCTGAGCGTGACTTTGGCGACGACCGCGTTATCGGGCAGGTTCGCGCCGGTGACGAACGAGAGAACGGAGCGGTATTGCCTGCGCGCCGCGTCGTCGCCGAGGCGGAGCGTGGCGGACGCGTTGTTCATCCTGCCTCCGGCCCCGCTGGTTTCGGAGGCTTCAAGCGCATAACCATCCTGTGTCGGGATGGATGTGAAGGCCGCGGTCGCGACGATCGTGTAAGGTTGGCCGCCCGTGAACGGGAGGCCGGCAAGCGGATTATCCTGCAGGTCGGCGATGGTCGCCCCGGGCGGGACGTCGAGGCGGAGCAGGCCGCTCCCCGCGCCGGTCTTGACCGTGACGGTGTAGACGCCGCCCGAGCCGCCGACTCCGCTCACGGCCGCGGCGGCGAGGCCGCTGCCCGTCGTCAACTGGAAGTCGGCCGCGTCCACGTCCTTCACCGGCTTGGAAAACGTGACGGTGAATTTCACGCTGGCGGCGGAGGTGGGGTTTGGGCCGGCGCGGACGATTGAAGTCACGCGGGGGGCGGAGGCCGAAGGCGAATTGACGCAGTTATTGTAGATATATGGTATCGCCGGTTGCAGTTCCTTCCACGAGTGCAGGTCGGGCCACCAGCCCGCGTCCCATGTGTAAAACGCAAACCCGTCCAGCGCCGAAGTGTCCAGGAACTGGCAGCTATATTTCTGTAACTCGTCGAGGGTGAATTTGGTCGAATAGCCGCGCGTGGTAAAGGTCTGCATCAAAAAGACAAGTTCCACCTGCGCTTTGGAGGCGTCAATTCTCTTTCTATCGCTCAGGATCATGTTGAGCGCGGATGATTTGGAGGAGGTATTGCAGGTCCCTTCCACGTTCCCAGCGCAATGCTGCCACGTCACGGCGACGTCCATGATCCGCTCGATCTGGTTGTCCGGGAGCATGGACTTGTCGTATAAGTTGTCAATGTAATTCCAGACTTTGATTGCCCGTCCCTTGGACAGCGCGTAGGCTTTGAGTTTGTCCTTTAAACCCGCCATTTCGTCGAACGACATGTCGCAGGTCCAGAAACTTTCGTGGGCGTTGACGATGCCGATGAAGTTGGAATATTGACTGGCGGTATCGAGCAGTCTTTTCACTTTGGCGATGTCGCCGTTCGCGCTGACGGGATAGGGCGCCTCCCAGCCGCAGTTCGGACGCGGGTTGTTCCAGTCCGAGGGCCAGATGACGATATTGACGTTCGCGGCCCGCGCGGACTCGAACGCCGCGCGCCATGCGGAGGCCGAGCCGTTGACGTCGAAATCCACGATGGCGGTGTTGACGCCCCAGTTTGCCAACACGGCAAAATCCGTTTTTTTGAGAACCCTGTCTGCAAGATAATACGTCGTGCTTCTGGCTGGGACGGCCTGCGCGTCCCTTGAAATGGACGACGCGTTGGCGCCGATCAGTTTGTGCCCGGCCAGCGAAGCGATCAACGCCAGTATGGTCAAAACCTGCGCGGCTCTGACTCTCCATCGGTTTATAATCGTATCTTGGCGGTTTTTGTCCAGGAAATGGAAATAGTTAAGCATGGGTTAACCTTTGGCGAAAAAATAAACTGCCCGGATGACCAGGCAGTTTTGAACGATGCTCTATTGTGGCGACCTGGCGATGGGGATTGAGAAAAGCGACGATGTTTCCTTGAGGGGAGTTTTACGGTACGACGGCGGTCATCATACTACTGTGCGCGGAGAAAAAAGGAGTCGCCGAACTCCTTGCATTTTTGGTAACCTCGAATTTCGATTTTGGGGAACGGGACTCAGGTTTTCCGCGGCGCGCCTCGATCAAACAGCCTCGCGTTTGCGGGACGCGAGGCTGTGCAACTGATTTTCGGGCCGCTCTTATGGGGTGTAGTATTCGATGATCAATTGCGGCCGCGACGCCGCGGGCGCGTTTCCGCTGAAAACGCTGAGGTAGTTGGCGAGGGCGTTGTTGTTGTCGTCCAACTTGAAGCGCAGGCGGATCTGCGTCAGCCCCGAAAGCATGGACAGTTTGTTGATGTAGGCTTTGGCGGCGGTCAGGTTGAACGAATACCAGCCTCCGACAAGCGCGGGTTTGAAGGGGCCATAGGACTTGTTGGCGGCGGTCTGCCAATCGGTTATTTGCAAGGCCGGCGTCCCGAAGGTTCCTTTGCGGACGTCCAGTATGAAGCCTCCGAAGGTTGCCGCAGGATTTCCGCCGCCGACAATACCCTGCTGTTTGATTTTGAGGGTGACCTTGGTGATGACGGCCTCGTCAGGCAGCGCCGCGCCAGTAGCGAAGGACAGGATGGAGCGATATTGCTTTTTAGCCGCGTCGTCGCCGAGACGGAGAGTGGTGGCGGCGTTCATTGTCCCACCCTTGTTGCTGGATTCGCTCGATTCGAGGACCCAGCCGTCTTGCGCTCCAGTGGAGCGAAGGGTCAGGAGACCGGTGGTTCTGAAAGACCACCAGGCATTACCGTCGGCCATGGTCGCGCCTGTGGAGTTGACGGCGCGTACCTGCCAGTAGTAGGTCGTTTCGGCGGCGAGTCCCGTGATGCCGATGCTGGTATTGCTTGTTCCGGGATTAGGCTCCCACAAAGTATCGCAGTCGTTATTATCCACTGTGTCAATGCAGTATTGATAATTATCGGCGTAGGCGCTCGTGTTCCATATCAGGGTTGGGTTGAGCGAAACGTTGGTCGCGCCAGCGGCTGGTCCGCTTTTGTTAAATTCTCCCGGCGAAGGCAGGGGCGTGCTGGCGGACCATGTGCCAGATTGTGTCAGATAGTAGTAACAAACGTAAGGCGGATATGGAATGCCAATCACGATCTGGCGATTTGTAAAGGAATATGTTCCAGAGGCTGCGGACGCCGAAGTAAATTGACCTGTGAACGAGAAAGTTGAAGAAGTGTAACTAAACTGGTTGCCGCTGATACTTCCGGGGCCCGGCACAGTGATTTCCATGGTTCCGGATGCGCCGCAATTGGAGGCTACGAAGTCGGTTTTCAACTTGAATGTGCTCCACTGAGTTCCCCCAGAAGAAACAGTGAACGACATGGAGTGTCCCCGGCTTGTTGATCCCGTCCATGCGGCGTCTACGGGCGCGTCGGTTATTGGCACCGACGCGGATTGAAAAGCGGTCATGCCAAGAAGAAGGATCAGGCATAACGCGGCGAGGCTGACTTGTTTCATTTTCATTCTTCCCTCCCGAGGAGAATTGAATTTTTACTGAGATTTTATACAGAAAGGCGGACGCAAAACATTGCGCTTTTGGCAAAGTATGAGTGTTTTTGGCCTCCTTTCTTTTTCGAGGAATACAGGCCGGTTTCTTCGCATGGAATTTTCGTGGATCCGTCGCGGAATCGTTGAGAACGCAGCCGTAGAGGTTGGAGCGTCTCGTGAAGGCGAAAACTACGTTGGTCTTCGCTCTGATTATCATTTCACGAAAACGGGTGTGATTTGTATGATTTGTTAGTTAGGAGGTGGGATCGAAGTCTATCTGCAGATTTTTTGTCTGCCAAAAATGCTGATAAACGGCACAACTATAGATTACAAAATTGCAAGGTTGACTTCAAGTGATAAATGTCACAAGTTGCAAAAACAGTACCGATGGGGGATAAATTAAACAGCCTCGCGTCCTTTCTCCGCGAGGCTGCCTACCGCTCACTGATTACTGCTCACTAATCACTGCTCACTGATTACCGACCCCGGCTACTGTCGCCGCGCCGCCGCAGCCTTCACCAATCCCACAAACAGCGGGTGCGGACGGTTCGGCCGCGACAAGAATTCTGGATGGAACTGGCTTGCTACCATGTACGGATGATCTGCGATCTCGGCAATCTCCACCAATCGCCCGTCGGGGGAGATTCCCGAAAAGACCATGCCGCCTTTCTCGAACTCCTCACGATAAGCGTTGTTGAACTCGAAGCGATGACGGTGACGTTCTTCCGTCTGTGAGACGCCGTAGGCCGCCTGGGCTTTGGAGCTTTTCTTCAACACGCAGGGATACAACCCGAGCCGCATCGTCCCGCCCATATCGGTGACGGAGCGCTGCTCGTACATCAAATCAATGACGGGATATTGGGCGCTGCGATCGAACTCGGCTGAGTTGGCGTCTTCGTGACCCAGCGCGTTGCGCGCGAACTCGATGCACATCACCTGCATCCCGAGGCAGAGACCGAGATAGGGGACTTTCTTCTCCCGCGCGTAGCGCGCCGCCAGGATCTTGCCCTCGACGCCGCGCGAGCCGAACCCGCCGGGGACGACGATCCCGTCCGCGGACTGAATAAGGTCCCAGCCTTTGTCCTTTTCCAGGTCGGTGGAGTGGGCCCAGAGAATCTCCACGTCCACGCCGAGCGACAGCGCCGCGTGCTTGAGCGCTTCGCGCACCGACATATACGCGTCCTGCAATTCCACATATTTGCCCGCCAGGGCAATTTTCACTTTGGGACGCGGCTTCTTCACCGACTCGACCAGTTTCTTCCACGGCTTCCAATCCGGGACGCGCGCCGGCTTCAACCTGAGCCGCTTCACCAGGAAGTCCGCCACGCCCGCCTCCTCCAACAGGAGCGGGATCTCGTACAGGATGGACGTGGTCACCATCGGCACCACCGCCTCCTTTTCCACGTCGCAGAAC harbors:
- a CDS encoding tRNA(Ile)-lysidine synthase TilS/MesJ, encoding MKCRKCGAKASVNMRQHKLALCKDHYLEWIPEQTERFIKKYGMFRRGEKVLVAVSGGKDSLSLWDILRRLGYDADGLYIGLGIDGGIGYSSESQRLSQKFADENGLRLHVVDVAKEYGQTIPALAEISHRGQGRPCAVCGLVKRHEMNRIARDLGYDVLATGHNLDDEAAVLFGNTLQWSEGFLRRQSPVLEESPGLARKVKPLCRFYEREMAAYALLRGIEYIYEECPFAEGATSIYYKELLNRLETDKPGAKLIFYLRFLEARESGLFAPQPKTEAELHPCPNCGQPTSTADLCSFCRMVEKTKALDG
- a CDS encoding transporter — its product is MADAKTYRYFDLIMAVFVTVLVVSNVASSAKIVDLRFSVGGVRMAFDGGTLLFPVSYIFGDILTEVYGYKRSRRVIWTGFFCLALSSAVFALIGILPGESTWQSYAGDAAYAAILGGMSSGGIVFGSLAGYWSGNFANSFTLAKMKILTNGRWLWMRTIGSTLVGELADSAVFVSVASLFGVFPWSLFATLALTNYLLKCAVEALMTPATYAAVNFLKRAEDEDHYDRDTNFNPFAA
- a CDS encoding CTP synthetase; translation: MATKFLFFTGGVVSSVGKGVTAAAIGLTLKERGFNVAVQKLDPYINVDPGTMSPYQHGEVFVLDDGAETDLDLGHYERFIDIRLSRVSNFTAGQVYAEVIAKERKGDYLGGTIQVIPHITNEIKRRVKLVAKATDAEIVLVEIGGTVGDIESQPFLEALRQLRNEVGRENVFFIHVTWLPYIGATGELKTKPTQHSVAALRSIGISPNMIIARSDYPLEEELTEKIALFCDVEKEAVVPMVTTSILYEIPLLLEEAGVADFLVKRLRLKPARVPDWKPWKKLVESVKKPRPKVKIALAGKYVELQDAYMSVREALKHAALSLGVDVEILWAHSTDLEKDKGWDLIQSADGIVVPGGFGSRGVEGKILAARYAREKKVPYLGLCLGMQVMCIEFARNALGHEDANSAEFDRSAQYPVIDLMYEQRSVTDMGGTMRLGLYPCVLKKSSKAQAAYGVSQTEERHRHRFEFNNAYREEFEKGGMVFSGISPDGRLVEIAEIADHPYMVASQFHPEFLSRPNRPHPLFVGLVKAAAARRQ